In the genome of bacterium, one region contains:
- a CDS encoding CTP synthase yields the protein MSYHIKNRKAKKLNTKFIFVSGGVISGVGKGVTTSVIATLLQSRGYVVAPVKCDAYLNVDAGTIRPQEHGEVFVTDDGMETDQDLGNYERFLNTDLSKANYVTNGQLYQTIIQRERNFEYDGEDVEVALHVPEEIINRLEQAARTMKADFVICEIGGTVGEYQNILFIEANRIMKYRDGRETAHVHVGYLPTPPSLGEMKSKPVQNSVKQLISSGIQPDFLVARAEGALDDRRKQTLAWTTNIPAEHIISAPNVDTVYRVPSNFDKEGFTDQLLNHFNMPSKKRDLRKWNNLAAKVSKLQKSDKRLRIAVVGKYFETGDFKLSDVYVSVIEALKHGGWANNQAIKLEWISSATIEKQGVKVVLSGYDGICVPGGFGSRGVEGIIQAIEFARKNKIPYLGLCYGMQLATIEFARNVARLKTAHTTEVESKTKHPVIHIMPEQEKLLLNREYGATMRLGAWDCVLTEGTNTAKAYAKAGWINPNGRGRGKNTISERHRHRYEFNNEYRERLEAKGLVVSGTTPDGQLVEIIELKDHPFFIGTQFHPEFKSRPLDPHPLFVEFIRAIVKQQK from the coding sequence ATGTCCTACCATATCAAGAACCGTAAAGCTAAAAAACTCAACACAAAATTTATCTTTGTCTCCGGAGGTGTAATTTCCGGAGTAGGGAAGGGCGTCACTACTTCTGTAATTGCCACGCTGCTGCAGTCACGCGGCTATGTTGTAGCGCCAGTTAAATGCGATGCTTACTTAAATGTCGATGCCGGCACCATCCGCCCACAGGAACACGGCGAAGTATTTGTCACCGACGACGGCATGGAGACTGACCAGGACCTAGGCAACTATGAACGTTTTTTAAATACAGACCTATCCAAAGCCAACTATGTTACTAACGGACAACTGTACCAAACAATTATTCAGCGCGAGCGCAATTTTGAATACGACGGCGAAGATGTAGAAGTTGCCTTACATGTTCCGGAAGAAATAATTAATCGGCTTGAGCAGGCTGCACGAACAATGAAAGCCGACTTTGTAATTTGCGAAATCGGCGGCACCGTAGGGGAGTATCAAAACATTCTCTTTATAGAAGCTAACCGTATAATGAAGTATCGCGATGGCCGCGAAACTGCCCATGTTCATGTGGGTTACTTGCCAACACCTCCATCGCTCGGGGAAATGAAGTCTAAACCGGTCCAAAATTCTGTTAAGCAGCTTATATCTTCTGGCATTCAGCCAGACTTTCTGGTTGCCCGTGCAGAAGGGGCACTGGATGATCGACGCAAGCAAACTCTAGCTTGGACAACCAACATTCCTGCGGAGCACATCATTTCGGCGCCAAATGTAGACACTGTTTACCGCGTACCAAGCAATTTTGATAAGGAAGGTTTTACCGATCAGCTGCTCAACCACTTCAACATGCCGAGCAAGAAACGCGACCTGCGCAAGTGGAATAATTTGGCCGCAAAAGTGTCTAAACTACAAAAATCCGACAAGCGTTTGCGCATAGCTGTAGTAGGCAAATATTTTGAGACCGGGGATTTTAAGCTATCTGATGTGTACGTTTCGGTAATTGAAGCTCTCAAGCATGGCGGTTGGGCCAATAACCAGGCTATTAAGCTCGAGTGGATTTCTAGCGCCACCATCGAAAAGCAAGGGGTAAAAGTAGTGCTCAGCGGTTACGACGGCATATGCGTTCCTGGCGGTTTTGGCAGCCGTGGAGTGGAAGGAATCATTCAGGCTATAGAATTTGCCCGCAAGAATAAAATTCCATATTTAGGATTATGTTATGGAATGCAATTGGCAACCATCGAGTTTGCCCGCAATGTTGCAAGATTAAAAACCGCCCATACGACAGAGGTTGAGAGCAAGACCAAACACCCGGTGATTCATATTATGCCGGAACAGGAAAAATTGTTACTCAATCGCGAGTACGGAGCCACCATGCGCCTGGGCGCCTGGGACTGCGTGCTTACCGAGGGAACTAATACTGCGAAAGCTTATGCCAAAGCCGGCTGGATTAATCCCAACGGGCGCGGGCGCGGCAAAAATACTATTTCCGAACGCCATCGCCACCGCTATGAATTTAACAATGAATATCGCGAACGGCTCGAAGCTAAAGGTTTAGTCGTAAGCGGCACGACGCCCGATGGCCAATTAGTAGAAATTATCGAGCTCAAAGACCATCCGTTCTTTATTGGCACCCAATTTCATCCGGAATTTAAGTCCCGGCCGCTAGACCCACACCCCTTGTTTGTTGAGTTTATCCGTGCTATTGTAAAGCAACAAAAATAA
- the rpmA gene encoding 50S ribosomal protein L27: protein MAHKKAGGSTSLGRDSVSKRLGVKVFGDQYVQKGEIIVRQHGSKWHPGKNVKKGGNDTLYSLVTGIVKFQTKMLKKFHGNLRSTRIVNVEPVATSKPAAK from the coding sequence ATGGCTCATAAGAAAGCCGGAGGTTCTACCAGTTTAGGACGAGACTCCGTATCCAAACGATTAGGCGTAAAGGTCTTTGGTGACCAATACGTTCAAAAAGGTGAAATTATTGTTCGCCAGCATGGCAGCAAATGGCACCCTGGCAAGAATGTAAAAAAAGGTGGCAACGATACTCTTTACTCCTTAGTCACAGGCATTGTAAAATTCCAGACTAAGATGTTGAAGAAGTTCCACGGCAACTTGCGTTCTACTCGCATTGTAAATGTTGAACCAGTAGCCACTAGCAAACCGGCAGCAAAATAA
- a CDS encoding cysteine desulfurase — translation MKKLIYLDNAASTRLSSKAAKAMKPFFDTQFGNPSSLHEAGRSSKQAIEQSRSDAAKVLNSQPREIIFTAGGTESINLAIFGIAKVYQSTHHKPGHIITSTIEHEAVLECVKALQQWGWQVDYVNVDKNGLVKTDELKKKIKKNTVLISVMYANNEVGTIQPIAEIGRTISGINRTRNKQNLPPIYFHTDACQAGGVLSLDVAKLKVDLMTVNGSKIHGPKGSGILYLRTGINIEPIIYGGGQERGLRSGTENTPAIVGFAAALTESQIIKSKETKQLLALQQTLESSLQKIKGITINGPSNFAQTAGSKHAPSSHRANFTQKSDNFDLTKLPGTTNFSIKGIEGEAFMYYLNGKGFAVATGSACTTGSEDPSHVLLAMGLTPEAAKSSVRISLSTDIKKSDIAKFITALKESIKIIEHTVQEID, via the coding sequence ATGAAGAAGTTAATTTACCTAGACAACGCCGCATCTACCCGATTGAGCTCCAAGGCAGCCAAAGCCATGAAGCCGTTTTTTGATACGCAATTCGGTAATCCATCCAGCTTGCACGAAGCAGGCAGAAGCTCGAAGCAAGCAATAGAACAATCCCGTTCAGATGCAGCAAAAGTGCTTAACTCACAACCTCGCGAAATTATTTTTACTGCCGGCGGGACCGAAAGCATCAATCTGGCAATCTTTGGCATCGCAAAGGTTTACCAAAGCACCCATCATAAACCTGGTCACATTATTACTTCCACCATCGAGCACGAAGCTGTATTAGAATGCGTAAAAGCCCTCCAGCAGTGGGGTTGGCAAGTTGATTATGTAAATGTCGACAAAAATGGATTAGTAAAAACAGATGAACTGAAAAAGAAAATAAAAAAGAACACTGTTCTGATTTCTGTTATGTACGCTAATAACGAAGTCGGGACCATTCAGCCGATAGCAGAAATTGGCCGGACCATTTCGGGAATCAACCGCACGCGCAATAAACAAAATCTGCCGCCAATTTATTTTCATACCGATGCCTGCCAGGCTGGGGGAGTGCTCAGTTTGGACGTCGCCAAATTAAAAGTCGATTTAATGACCGTGAACGGCAGCAAGATCCATGGACCGAAGGGCTCCGGGATTTTATATCTCCGCACAGGAATTAATATTGAACCTATTATCTACGGCGGGGGACAGGAAAGAGGACTGCGCAGCGGAACAGAAAACACTCCAGCCATTGTCGGATTCGCTGCAGCCTTAACCGAAAGCCAGATAATAAAATCCAAAGAAACAAAGCAACTGCTTGCTTTGCAGCAAACTTTGGAATCTTCATTGCAAAAAATTAAAGGCATTACCATCAATGGGCCAAGCAATTTTGCGCAAACAGCCGGCAGCAAACATGCTCCGTCTTCGCATCGCGCAAATTTCACTCAAAAATCTGATAATTTTGACTTAACAAAATTACCAGGCACCACCAACTTTTCTATAAAAGGAATCGAAGGGGAAGCCTTTATGTATTACTTAAACGGCAAAGGCTTTGCGGTGGCCACTGGCAGCGCCTGTACCACCGGCAGCGAAGACCCTTCCCACGTTTTGTTAGCAATGGGTTTAACACCGGAAGCAGCTAAATCTTCAGTCCGCATCAGCTTAAGTACTGACATAAAGAAATCTGATATAGCTAAATTCATCACGGCCCTCAAAGAATCAATTAAAATAATCGAGCATACCGTCCAGGAAATCGACTAA
- the thyA gene encoding thymidylate synthase, giving the protein MKNQTDNGLISVVDYLPFEQRKPDSQYQNLLRTVYELGQPAESFHKERSLTFMAPHPLRYDLRNGIPIGTERSMKQIASSADAEILGFARGYRTQKQLVEFGVSPRFWGEFVTAEKCAEFGLEEGDLGPGSYGAAFANFPTSEGKTVNQFKNVIAQIKRAPHLRTHFISPWIPQYCMNGENAERKVVVAPCHGWVHIRILNNELHLLMFQRSGDVPIGVPSNIAQYSMLALALAHVLDMKASHYYHSFSDAHIYDTQPEAVEEILSREPKAFPTVYLRENTPKDLFQITPEHFVIEDYVANPSIKGIPVAI; this is encoded by the coding sequence ATGAAAAATCAAACCGACAATGGCTTAATCAGCGTTGTAGATTATCTACCTTTCGAGCAGAGAAAGCCAGATTCGCAGTATCAAAATCTGCTCCGCACCGTGTACGAACTCGGCCAGCCAGCAGAATCCTTTCACAAAGAAAGGTCTTTGACGTTTATGGCTCCGCACCCGCTGAGGTACGATTTGCGCAATGGCATCCCAATAGGCACCGAACGCAGTATGAAGCAAATTGCATCGAGCGCGGATGCAGAAATCCTTGGCTTTGCTCGAGGATATCGAACCCAGAAACAGCTCGTTGAATTCGGGGTAAGCCCTCGATTCTGGGGTGAATTTGTGACCGCAGAAAAATGTGCAGAATTCGGACTGGAAGAAGGGGACTTAGGACCCGGTTCATACGGCGCCGCTTTTGCCAACTTTCCCACATCAGAAGGCAAAACCGTCAACCAATTCAAAAACGTTATTGCCCAAATCAAGCGGGCACCGCATTTAAGAACTCATTTTATCTCGCCCTGGATCCCGCAATATTGCATGAACGGCGAAAATGCCGAACGCAAAGTTGTCGTGGCTCCGTGCCACGGCTGGGTCCATATTCGAATTCTGAATAACGAACTCCATTTGCTTATGTTCCAAAGATCCGGCGACGTACCAATTGGCGTGCCTTCTAACATCGCTCAATACTCGATGTTGGCGCTCGCACTAGCACACGTGCTAGACATGAAGGCTTCGCATTACTATCACTCATTTTCGGATGCGCACATTTATGATACGCAGCCGGAAGCAGTGGAGGAAATTTTGTCTCGCGAACCAAAGGCTTTTCCCACGGTATACCTTCGCGAAAATACCCCTAAGGATCTGTTTCAAATTACCCCGGAGCACTTCGTAATAGAAGACTACGTTGCAAACCCTTCGATCAAAGGCATACCGGTGGCAATATAG
- a CDS encoding HIT domain-containing protein has translation MAKKVNVNSAYNEEYREVLEKIEKSGQCPAPFCKDKGPNHKHKIEYKSEFWKVTRNTYNYQNAKFAFLIIPNRHVEDFLEILIAEWRELRRIIRYLVKKHDLKGYTFMWRMGETSHTGASVVHLHAHLICGYERPDKLEKEIPDSQIIKAVVGFGKE, from the coding sequence ATGGCAAAAAAAGTGAATGTAAACAGCGCGTATAACGAAGAATATAGAGAAGTGCTGGAGAAGATCGAAAAGAGCGGACAATGCCCTGCACCGTTTTGTAAGGATAAGGGGCCTAATCATAAACACAAGATCGAGTACAAAAGCGAGTTCTGGAAAGTTACCCGCAATACCTACAACTACCAAAACGCTAAATTTGCGTTCTTAATAATCCCGAACCGGCATGTTGAAGATTTCTTAGAAATCCTTATTGCAGAATGGCGGGAGCTAAGACGCATTATCCGTTACTTAGTCAAAAAGCATGACCTAAAGGGCTACACCTTTATGTGGAGAATGGGGGAGACATCTCACACCGGGGCATCAGTAGTCCATCTGCATGCCCATCTGATTTGCGGATATGAGCGTCCGGACAAACTGGAAAAAGAGATCCCAGACAGCCAGATCATAAAGGCCGTCGTTGGTTTTGGTAAGGAATAA
- a CDS encoding adenylyltransferase/cytidyltransferase family protein yields MLNGIFDTSKSCFEDRFITDMVQLKALIDTFRSLHPKAKVGFVGGVWDLIHLGHMAYIEKAKEDMDLLIVGADTDEFTRSRKSRDGVERPIVPFEERVMILSYLRSVDIIIPVDENFIAPLEAIRPDKLVFSRSTNDMKEENLKKYEAYAGEMVFLEPQAPPEKTSTTARVRHLMMSGVKVSRGKVIKRVNATVDKILNEVFDEIEAQI; encoded by the coding sequence ATGTTGAATGGTATATTTGATACCTCAAAATCTTGTTTTGAGGACCGCTTTATCACAGACATGGTTCAGCTAAAGGCTTTAATCGACACTTTCCGGAGCTTGCATCCGAAGGCTAAAGTGGGATTTGTAGGCGGCGTTTGGGATCTAATTCATTTGGGCCACATGGCTTATATAGAAAAGGCAAAGGAAGATATGGATCTTCTGATTGTTGGAGCCGATACGGATGAGTTTACCCGAAGCAGAAAATCTCGGGATGGCGTAGAGAGGCCAATCGTGCCTTTCGAAGAACGGGTTATGATTCTGTCTTATTTGCGTTCTGTAGATATCATCATTCCGGTTGACGAAAATTTCATCGCTCCTCTGGAGGCTATCCGTCCCGACAAGCTCGTATTTTCTAGGTCCACTAACGACATGAAGGAAGAAAATCTTAAAAAGTATGAAGCTTATGCCGGAGAGATGGTTTTCCTCGAGCCGCAGGCACCGCCCGAGAAAACATCAACAACCGCTCGAGTGCGGCACCTGATGATGTCTGGCGTAAAGGTCTCGCGGGGCAAGGTTATCAAACGGGTTAACGCCACTGTAGATAAGATTCTTAACGAAGTGTTTGACGAAATTGAGGCGCAGATATAA
- a CDS encoding M15 family metallopeptidase, giving the protein MYKYLSKILIFLGFITVAINPTLVFAQPASPAALSQSPAQEPTDLPVYNAGADQSIRDYVCAPSEDSDGQDLVRCINRLYKFGISAGALLLVFFVVYSGYLYILGGQNGKEKAKGVLPNALTGMAVLLGSYLLLYFINPNIVAFKPIQPPIFDAKNLANCEELGFGKDCIIVEEGIQPSGSGTVSSAGPCDLSMRTPAAAGAKMVNITIDVWKLSGSSKVASKSSLDVQGCVAEKFKAAFAQVYKDPEKFPIKSVGGYSFRNAVGSRNLSAHAAGLATDINYVENYYIKGNTTVGDFWRPCPGSNCSPYSIPANGSVYKAFKAQGFGWGGEWKSLKDYMHFSCLSNEQGKCF; this is encoded by the coding sequence ATGTATAAATATCTTTCCAAAATATTAATTTTTCTGGGATTTATCACAGTTGCGATCAACCCAACATTGGTTTTTGCTCAACCGGCAAGCCCAGCCGCACTGAGCCAGTCTCCTGCTCAAGAGCCTACCGACCTACCAGTTTACAACGCTGGGGCGGATCAAAGTATCCGTGATTATGTATGTGCTCCTAGTGAGGATAGTGATGGTCAAGATTTGGTTCGTTGCATCAACCGGTTATATAAGTTTGGAATTTCTGCTGGCGCACTACTGTTAGTATTTTTTGTTGTCTATTCTGGTTATCTATATATCCTAGGAGGTCAAAACGGAAAAGAAAAGGCAAAGGGTGTATTACCGAATGCTTTGACAGGTATGGCGGTTTTGTTAGGCAGTTATTTACTATTGTATTTTATTAACCCAAATATTGTTGCGTTCAAACCGATTCAACCACCGATATTTGATGCTAAAAACTTAGCCAACTGCGAGGAGCTAGGGTTTGGGAAGGACTGCATAATTGTAGAAGAAGGTATTCAACCCTCTGGTAGCGGAACCGTCTCATCTGCTGGCCCGTGTGATTTATCTATGCGTACCCCAGCAGCAGCAGGAGCTAAGATGGTTAATATTACTATTGATGTTTGGAAACTCTCTGGATCTTCTAAGGTTGCTTCAAAGAGTTCGTTAGATGTTCAGGGCTGTGTTGCCGAGAAATTTAAGGCTGCTTTTGCTCAAGTATATAAAGATCCAGAAAAGTTTCCTATAAAGTCTGTTGGTGGTTATTCCTTCCGTAACGCTGTGGGTAGTAGGAATCTTTCTGCTCACGCTGCTGGCTTGGCAACAGATATAAATTATGTAGAAAATTACTATATCAAAGGTAATACTACGGTAGGTGATTTTTGGAGGCCTTGTCCTGGTAGTAATTGCAGCCCATATTCTATTCCGGCTAATGGCTCTGTTTATAAAGCTTTTAAAGCTCAAGGCTTTGGTTGGGGAGGGGAGTGGAAAAGCCTAAAAGATTATATGCATTTTAGCTGTCTCTCGAATGAGCAGGGGAAGTGTTTTTAA
- a CDS encoding peptidoglycan DD-metalloendopeptidase family protein produces the protein MNLPNKLTKFIVIFGLAVMSVNPILVFAQPASPATVSQPPAEAPPELPVYNAGVDQSIKDYLCAPSPEAQGQDLIICINRLFKFGASAGALLLVFFIVYAGYLYISGAQSGKEQAKKILMNTGTGLAILLGGYLLLYFINPNLVSIKRIQPPIFDAGNLPSCEEIGFNQNCIITTGGNAGQVVSGGGVCAMPIEASAVKSFNNTVHNSWTDPSATGHRTVRRAPNSPDDPKGAVDLAIGKGNQVPVYSPINGKVDVRRELGDGTGGYVTITGDTRSGGSGCSNANQCANLAHIDANVAAGDQVTAGQQIGKTTLYRGALGPHLHFELKLGGQWITGDGKGGTWENMKSSIASCKGGVGGGGGGGSSGSTVAVDVTPLSGMTEVTESSHGVKINMKYATSDNFTGTALYKQAKCYMTSTMSTQLKKAQQALTAKGKTLEIYDCYRPKAVQELMVAWAKGKVDWARKQAKQPNSYLGSYIATGGNHPLGKAVDLTISGASMPSNFDEFSTAAHYKSSNADAKLLRDTMTAAGFSPFNNEWWHFSE, from the coding sequence GTGAACTTGCCAAATAAACTGACAAAATTCATAGTGATTTTTGGATTGGCTGTTATGTCGGTCAATCCGATTTTGGTATTTGCTCAACCAGCCAGTCCAGCTACAGTGAGTCAACCGCCTGCAGAAGCACCTCCAGAACTGCCAGTATATAACGCTGGAGTTGATCAAAGCATTAAAGACTATCTTTGTGCCCCAAGCCCAGAGGCTCAAGGCCAGGATCTAATAATTTGTATTAATCGTCTGTTTAAATTTGGAGCTTCTGCTGGGGCATTACTACTAGTATTTTTTATTGTTTATGCTGGGTATTTGTATATTAGTGGCGCACAAAGTGGTAAAGAGCAGGCAAAAAAAATCTTAATGAATACAGGTACTGGCTTGGCCATATTACTGGGCGGTTATTTGCTTCTATATTTTATCAATCCGAATTTAGTGAGTATTAAACGGATCCAGCCGCCAATTTTCGATGCCGGTAATCTTCCGAGCTGTGAAGAAATTGGTTTTAATCAAAATTGTATTATCACCACAGGAGGTAATGCTGGTCAGGTTGTAAGTGGTGGTGGGGTGTGTGCTATGCCGATAGAGGCATCAGCCGTGAAGAGTTTTAATAATACAGTCCATAATTCATGGACAGACCCAAGTGCCACAGGCCATAGAACTGTAAGGCGTGCTCCTAATTCACCGGACGATCCTAAAGGCGCGGTAGACTTAGCTATTGGTAAAGGGAATCAAGTTCCGGTTTACTCTCCGATTAACGGGAAAGTAGATGTTCGTAGAGAGTTAGGAGATGGCACCGGTGGTTATGTAACAATTACGGGAGATACAAGGTCTGGTGGTTCTGGATGTTCCAATGCTAATCAGTGTGCGAACCTCGCTCATATAGATGCCAATGTGGCGGCAGGAGATCAAGTTACTGCTGGCCAGCAAATTGGAAAGACTACTTTGTATAGAGGGGCTTTGGGTCCTCATTTACACTTCGAATTAAAGCTAGGCGGCCAATGGATAACAGGTGACGGTAAAGGTGGTACTTGGGAAAATATGAAGTCTTCTATTGCTTCATGTAAAGGTGGTGTAGGCGGAGGTGGGGGAGGTGGCTCATCTGGTTCTACGGTCGCAGTTGATGTAACGCCGCTATCGGGAATGACAGAAGTCACAGAATCGAGCCATGGAGTTAAAATTAATATGAAATATGCAACCAGTGATAACTTCACCGGAACAGCTTTATATAAACAGGCAAAATGTTATATGACTTCTACAATGTCTACCCAGTTAAAAAAAGCGCAACAAGCTTTGACTGCGAAAGGAAAAACTTTGGAGATATACGATTGTTATAGACCAAAAGCTGTACAAGAGCTGATGGTTGCATGGGCGAAAGGAAAAGTAGATTGGGCACGTAAGCAGGCAAAGCAACCAAATAGTTATTTAGGTTCATACATAGCTACCGGAGGTAATCATCCACTTGGTAAAGCTGTAGATTTAACGATATCTGGTGCATCTATGCCTTCTAATTTCGATGAGTTTTCTACCGCCGCACATTACAAGTCTAGTAATGCTGATGCAAAGTTATTGAGAGATACCATGACAGCAGCTGGCTTTAGCCCATTTAATAATGAGTGGTGGCATTTTTCTGAGTGA
- a CDS encoding DsbA family protein, giving the protein MDHQNNIDIEKLSEDKQKIKGRFSPIIVTIIIAAWLIGVSILGAGWLISREIREQGSVNKDSGSQINTDQTPVQIDIPRYKSQLGSDDAKVTVIEFADFQCPFCGEWHKTIFPKMESEYIQTGKVKFIYWDLAFLGDESIKAAEAAVCAKDQGKFWEYHDRLFDGQFGENQGAFSDDNLKKIALELGVDSVIFNKCFDTRLYKDLIEESNNLSQKYGVNSTPTVFINGIRTEGVMPYENYKQIIDSELAK; this is encoded by the coding sequence ATGGATCACCAAAATAATATCGATATCGAGAAGTTGTCTGAAGATAAACAAAAGATTAAAGGGCGATTTAGTCCAATTATCGTAACTATAATCATTGCTGCATGGTTAATTGGAGTCAGTATTTTAGGTGCAGGTTGGCTTATCTCAAGGGAGATCAGAGAACAAGGCTCTGTCAATAAAGATTCTGGATCACAGATTAATACAGATCAAACACCTGTTCAAATTGATATTCCAAGATATAAATCTCAACTGGGTAGTGATGACGCAAAAGTCACTGTTATTGAATTCGCCGATTTCCAATGCCCGTTTTGTGGTGAATGGCACAAAACGATCTTTCCAAAGATGGAGAGCGAATATATTCAGACAGGAAAAGTGAAATTTATTTACTGGGATTTAGCTTTTCTGGGCGATGAATCAATTAAGGCCGCAGAAGCTGCGGTTTGTGCAAAGGATCAAGGTAAATTTTGGGAGTATCATGATAGGCTATTTGATGGTCAATTTGGAGAAAATCAAGGCGCTTTCAGCGATGATAATTTAAAGAAGATAGCTTTAGAATTGGGAGTAGACTCAGTAATTTTTAATAAGTGCTTTGATACTAGATTATATAAAGACTTAATAGAGGAATCAAATAACTTGAGTCAAAAGTACGGAGTGAATTCTACACCTACAGTGTTCATTAATGGTATAAGAACAGAAGGTGTTATGCCATATGAAAATTACAAGCAAATAATAGACAGTGAACTTGCCAAATAA
- a CDS encoding peptidoglycan DD-metalloendopeptidase family protein yields the protein MITSKSETKIQEKPSKTGKKNAKTLLIGSLAFLAVVTSVLGSYSIVKTPTVYGANDRDRLQLKLEQLKSQINSYQQQISQTRNQSASLQNEISIYDNQIKSLELQIEANQTQREDTTLQINELEIQIQRRQEEIDENKKILSSLILQLAKLDNSSFLQIGLGTDDFSSFLDQVQYVRSVQDQVYSLVSRIKEIKVKLETQQKDLKESLAKLESLKDELAISQDTLESQRGAKEQLLAQTKGAEKNYQALLGQTKNEEYKILEELSDLDSAAQSKGGKKSISVSKGVLAWPMDGVLTQGYGNTGFRSLGYNSHNGIDIAAPAGKPIYAAADGTVAKCDTGEAAYGNWCTIKHNIETKSGARCIVTLYAHMRSIKVKTGSKVEKGDLVGYEGNTGNTTRLLYGPERGYHLHFSVFDCDGYTVTPGKYSDVYGAYSVPSGYTYNPMTFLGQ from the coding sequence ATGATAACGAGTAAATCAGAAACAAAAATTCAAGAAAAACCCTCTAAAACAGGTAAAAAAAATGCTAAAACTCTACTCATCGGAAGTTTAGCTTTTTTGGCTGTCGTGACCTCTGTTTTGGGTAGTTATAGTATTGTCAAAACCCCGACTGTTTATGGTGCCAACGACCGAGATCGTCTACAGCTTAAATTGGAGCAACTTAAGAGTCAGATTAATAGTTACCAACAACAGATTAGCCAAACTCGTAACCAGTCTGCGAGTCTGCAAAATGAGATTAGTATTTATGATAATCAGATTAAGTCTTTAGAATTGCAAATCGAAGCTAATCAGACTCAACGAGAAGATACAACTCTTCAAATTAACGAATTAGAAATTCAGATTCAACGCCGACAAGAAGAAATTGATGAGAATAAAAAAATCTTATCTTCTTTGATTTTACAATTGGCTAAACTGGATAACAGTTCCTTTTTACAAATTGGTTTAGGCACGGATGATTTCTCTAGCTTTTTAGATCAAGTACAATATGTGCGCAGTGTTCAGGATCAAGTTTATTCTTTAGTGTCCCGTATTAAAGAAATTAAAGTTAAATTAGAAACTCAGCAGAAAGATCTTAAAGAGTCTTTGGCTAAACTCGAATCCCTTAAGGATGAATTAGCTATAAGTCAAGATACTTTAGAAAGCCAGCGCGGTGCAAAAGAGCAATTACTTGCTCAAACCAAGGGTGCAGAAAAGAATTATCAGGCTTTGCTTGGTCAGACTAAAAACGAAGAGTATAAAATTCTAGAAGAGTTGAGCGATTTAGACTCCGCAGCTCAATCTAAGGGTGGTAAAAAATCTATTTCGGTGAGCAAAGGCGTTTTAGCTTGGCCAATGGACGGCGTGTTAACACAAGGTTACGGTAACACTGGTTTCCGTTCACTTGGTTACAATTCTCATAACGGTATCGACATCGCTGCCCCAGCTGGTAAACCGATTTATGCAGCGGCAGATGGAACGGTGGCTAAGTGTGATACTGGCGAAGCGGCATATGGCAATTGGTGTACTATAAAACATAATATTGAAACAAAAAGCGGAGCTCGTTGTATAGTTACGTTATATGCTCACATGCGTTCGATTAAAGTTAAGACTGGATCTAAGGTTGAGAAAGGGGATTTAGTTGGTTACGAAGGCAACACTGGTAATACTACTCGTTTACTTTATGGTCCAGAACGTGGCTATCATCTACATTTTTCGGTATTTGACTGCGACGGCTACACCGTGACACCTGGAAAGTACTCAGATGTTTATGGAGCGTATTCAGTACCATCGGGATACACTTATAACCCGATGACCTTCTTGGGACAATAG